The Methanosarcina barkeri str. Wiesmoor DNA segment AAGCTGGTCAACTAATAAATGCTGAGCCCCTTCTAGATTTGCCTCCTTAAATTTAGCCCCTTGAAGATTAGCTTTTCTGAAGTTAACCCTTTGAAGGTCAGCTCCATTAAAATTAGCTTCTTTGAGGTTAGCTCTTTGAAGGTTAGCACCCTCAAGTTTAGCTTTTATAAGGTTAGCGCCATTGAAGTTAGCACTTTTAAGGTTAGCCTTTTGAAGTTTGGCCTTTATAAGTTTAGCTTTTATAAGGTTAGCTCCTTGAAGGATAGCTTCCTTAAGTTTTGCCTCTTCCAGATTAGTTTTCTCAAAATTAGCCTTTTTAAGATTAGCTCCTTTAAGGTTAGCCTGTTCAAAGTTAGCTTTTCCAAGGTCAGCTCCTTGGATATTAGCTTTTCTGAGGTCAGTTCTTTGGAGATTAGCTTCTTTAAGATTAGCTCCTTGAAGGTTAGCTCTTTGCAGGTTAGCCTCTTCAAGGTCAGCTCCTTGAAGGTCAGCTTCCTGGAGGTTAGTTTTTTCAAGATCAGTTCTTTTAAAGCTAGTCTCTTTAAGATTAGTTCCTTGAAGATTAACTTTTTCAAGGTCAGCTCCTTGAAAGTCAGCTCCTTGAAGGTCAGCTCCTTGAAAATTAGCCTCTTGAAGATCAGCTTCACAAAATATAGCCCCTTGAACTTTAGCCTTTTCAAGATTTGCTTCTACAAGGTCTGTTCTCTGGAGGTTAGCTTCTTGAAGATTAACCTCTTGAAGGTCAGCTCTTTGAAGGTTAGCTCCTTGAAGGTTAGCTTCTTGAAGGTTAGCCCTTTGAAGATCAGCTCCATAAAGTGTGGCCACTTGAAGTTTAGCTCTATGAAGATTAGCCTCTTGAAGATTAACTCCTTGAAGTTCAGTTGCCTGCAGATTAGCTTTTTCAAGGTTAGCTCCTTTAAAGTTAGCTCCTTTAAGGTTAGAACCTATAAAATTTGCCTCTTCCAGATTAGCCCCCATAAAGTCGGCTCCTTCAAGTTTAGTCTTTATAAAATTAGCTCCTTGAAGATCTTTTTTTTCTTTATTGTCCATTTTCAACCACTCAGATCTAGACTTATAAACATTGCTATCCTACAGTTTATTTAATTTGGATTAAATGAACTTAGTTAATATGTATGTAAATTAATCTTAAAATCAATATGCTCAAATAATATTTTATGCTTCTTCTGGTTCAGTTTCTAAAACAAACATAAATTCTTTGAATTTGAAACGAAATTCCACCCTGTTCAAACTAAATTGTTTTGGGTTATTATTCTCTTTAACGGGATTTAGATCTGTGGCACGAACATACCTCGTTGCTTGCAGTGATGTATGTTCGCGCCACAGTAATTTTCTATTGATAAAATGTGTTTAGTGCCGCAGAAACAGTAAGACTTATATATAAGTTCTAACTATCGCCATCTTTTTAAAAATATTCATCTTTTAAAAATGGAAATATATTAACCTCCAGTATCATGTCTCCACTAAATTATTTACTGCTTTTCTATTTTTATCTATTTTACTATTCTTTAATAGATATACTATTATTTCTTATCACAAATTATTTATTTATGGTCTCACCTTGTCACTTTTTATTATTGACACTTCGGAAAAAGAGCCAATGTCTCAGAGATGTATCCTGGAAGTATTTCATGGAAAAATCCCCATTTAATATAATAGAAGAAAAGAGAGATCCACAGGTAAAGTTATATATAAATAGTCACGAGAAGTCGGAGAAATACAGTAAGTATAATAAGGGAATAGAAAAGGCATACTGTTA contains these protein-coding regions:
- a CDS encoding pentapeptide repeat-containing protein; translated protein: MDNKEKKDLQGANFIKTKLEGADFMGANLEEANFIGSNLKGANFKGANLEKANLQATELQGVNLQEANLHRAKLQVATLYGADLQRANLQEANLQGANLQRADLQEVNLQEANLQRTDLVEANLEKAKVQGAIFCEADLQEANFQGADLQGADFQGADLEKVNLQGTNLKETSFKRTDLEKTNLQEADLQGADLEEANLQRANLQGANLKEANLQRTDLRKANIQGADLGKANFEQANLKGANLKKANFEKTNLEEAKLKEAILQGANLIKAKLIKAKLQKANLKSANFNGANLIKAKLEGANLQRANLKEANFNGADLQRVNFRKANLQGAKFKEANLEGAQHLLVDQLSNVKTLYNAKLDEKLFTQLKEKHPALFEKPE